ATATGAAAGAAAATGGACCGCCTTGTGATTTATTTCAAGCTTTGGCACTTTCAACGATGTGGCAATGGCAGCAATCTGGAAATGCAGCCACCCCCGAAGGTATACTGATAACTGTTAACGAAATTCTGAACTCAATCAATTTAAGCCAGAAAGAAGTTTCTAGTTTTGGTTCGAAACTTTTAAATTTTGGAACATCTTCACTTTGGGATACCTTTTCGGAATTAGGCTTATTATTCCATCTTAAGAAAGCAATGCCAGATACAAAAATAGAAGTTGAGTTGAAGTTGCCTGGCAGCGATAAAGATGCAGATATCGTCATAATGAATAATTCTGGCGAACCGATGCTTTTTGGTGACGTCTATACGCCACAACGTCGAGAAAACTTTTTCATTGATGAAGGAAATGTTCGTGCTTGGATAGCAAACAAGTACAATTCAAAGTTTAAGAATTTTTGCAATGAAAATCCAAATGTGAACGTCACACTATTTGTCTCAGCAATTCTGAATGAGTCAGTCTACTTAATGAGTCCCGAAAAAATCATCAAGAACAAAACCCACTCGTTGGCCCAAGGAAACTTAACAGATAAGAACGGTTTGATTCTAGCATCCATTTTCTCATTTAGGTGCCCTGACACGACCACTAAACTCTTAGTTTTTGATCCGATTTGTAAGTATGAAAATTTATTGGAATAGAGTTCTATTGATGTTTCTTGGCTAACTAAAAAGAACGAATTTTTACTATAATGTGTCCGAAGTTCGGATCTTGCTAAAGGATTTCGACTCTGAAGCTGCGCTCGACAAATTGCCTAAAAAGCGATATATTTAACAGGTAACTTTTAGGGAGCACTTTTGCCATTAGTCGACAATCCACAAGTTAAACAACGTTTACAAAATCTTATGCCAGGCTTGAACTTCGAAGGATCGCCTAAGGCTTCAGGACAGCGTTTGGTTTATTTTGTGAATTTTGACCAAACAGTTGATGCTGAAAAGGCATCTTGGGGAAGTTGCGTACTGAAAGCCATGCTTGCGCCCTCAACGGATTCAATTGCAAGATTTCAAAGAGAGATTCGAGTTCTTAATGAAATTCAAAGCGACTCATATCCAAAGCATCTTTATAATAATTTCTTTTCTGAAGATCCCGAGACAGAAGATACACTTATTCCACCGTGGTTTATAACTGTCGAGCAAAGAGTTAGCGGTTCTCCACTACGTTCAATTTTGCTAAACCCTCTTGCAGAGGCACGCGTGGTTAAAATTGCTTTGGATCTGATTGGTGCATTGGAGCACTTGTGGAGGGGCAATAAAGAATATGTCCACAGGGATCTAAGCCCTGAAAATGTTCTTGTCGACTCCGATGATAAAATTAGAATCATTGACTTGGGCCTCATTCGTGAAGCTGGTGAAATTGGCTATACACTAGATGCACACGAGTTTGGGCCGTGCAATCCCAAATATTGTAGTCCAGAGCAATCTATAAATGATAAAAGCAATATTACCTATAAGAGCGATTTTTTCGTTCTAGGAATTTTAATATATGAAATGCTAACTGGCCGCCATCCTTTTTGGACAGATGAAATAAAAGTGAGAGATCAAATCTTCAATGCAATTCGAAATAGTCCGCCGCATGAAATCCCAGTCACTGTTTCGTGCTCGCCAAAAATGAAAGAAATCATAACTAAACTAACTAATAAGAAGCCGTATGAAAGATATCGCAGGCCAGAAGATCTTAAGTCGGATTTAAATACTATAGGAGGCCAACATGGCTAA
The window above is part of the Bdellovibrionales bacterium genome. Proteins encoded here:
- a CDS encoding protein kinase; this translates as MPLVDNPQVKQRLQNLMPGLNFEGSPKASGQRLVYFVNFDQTVDAEKASWGSCVLKAMLAPSTDSIARFQREIRVLNEIQSDSYPKHLYNNFFSEDPETEDTLIPPWFITVEQRVSGSPLRSILLNPLAEARVVKIALDLIGALEHLWRGNKEYVHRDLSPENVLVDSDDKIRIIDLGLIREAGEIGYTLDAHEFGPCNPKYCSPEQSINDKSNITYKSDFFVLGILIYEMLTGRHPFWTDEIKVRDQIFNAIRNSPPHEIPVTVSCSPKMKEIITKLTNKKPYERYRRPEDLKSDLNTIGGQHG